A stretch of DNA from Paenibacillus albus:
CGGTCTATCAATATCTGCTTGGCGGGTACGAGCAGGCCGAACACTCGGCGAAGCTGGCCTTCGAGCAAGCCATCTTTGCCGGTGACGACACGGCCGTCATCACCTATTTCCGCTTCCTCTCGGCCATTCGGCTCCAGCTGGGGAAACCTCTCGATGCGATTGCTACCTACGGTATAAGCGCAGTGACGGATGCGGAGCGTAATGCTTTTGCTACCATGTCCGCGCTTCAGGATGAGGGGCAGGATGCTCTTGCCGCCGCACTGCTGCTGCGAATGAACGAGGATTACCGGCAGGCGGCTGAGCTGCTTGAGCCGATTGAGGAAGCGGATCGCAGCGGACTTGTCCGCTCCCTGCTCTTCGAAGTGTATTCAGCCCGCGGCAAGCCGGATTTGGCGCTGTCGCTAATCGGTGAGACCAGGCATGCCGAAGCGCGTAAAAAACGCCATTTGCTCGAAGGAACTGCACTTGCACTGCAGGGCAAGCGGCACGAAGCGATTCACGCGATTCTTCAAGCGGCGATGCATGGCGCGGAACCGCTTCAAGCGATTGCGGAGCTGGCTGCTGTCGATCAGCAGGCACAGCGGCTGTCGGAGGGGGACTCTGCATGAAGATGAATAAGCCGCTGCGCAAACCTTCGGGCAACAAGCTGACCGCGATGCTGCAGGTGCGCAATGAGGCAGGTCGCTATTTGGAAGCAGCGCTTGCTGACTTATCCGCTCTCGTCGATGAAATCGTCATTGTCGACGATGCCAGCGATGACGGTACGCCGGAGATTTGCCGCTCCTTCGATAAGGTGATTCGGCTCGTGGAACTCAAGGAGCCGCTGTTCGGACAGGAGGCGAGGCTCCGCCATCTGCTCTGGGAGGCTGCTGTCCAGACGGAGCCGGATTGGCTGCTCGCTATAGATGCGGATGAGTTCTTTGAGAAAAAGGCCCAAACGCAAATTCGTCAGCTCATCGACCAGGACCGGTACGACTGGGTCGGCTTCCGCATGTACGACTTCTGGGGCTCGCTCGCCTATTACCGGGACGATGAGCTCTGGAAGCTGCACAAGCGGCATACGATGATGCTTGTTCGCTACATGCCGCAGTACTCCTACTTCTATCCGGCCTGGGATCATCATGTGCCGCGGCTGCCGCTCTCCTGTGCTGCACTGCAGGGAATCGGTTCGGAGCTGCGCGTCAAGCATTACGGCTGGGCGGGAGACGAAGCTGCGCGCCGTGCCAAGTATGAACGGTATATGCAGCTGGACCCTCAAGGCCAGTGGGGCAGCTTGGCGCAGTATGCCTCTATTCTTGATGCACAGCCGAACCTCGTGCGCTGGCAGGAAGATGAGGAGGTGAAGCCGCAGACATGAGAACCGTGACGATATTAACGCATAGCTATTTAAACGGATATGCGGAGGGAGAAGCGTATACGAGGCCCTTTGGCGGGGGACTGGAGCGGTACATCTATGATCTGTGCGGCGTCATTCAAAGCCGCGGATGGCGGGCGGTTGTTCATCAGCTGTCGTATTTCAGCAGCTTTGAAACCACGTATCTTGGCGTCTTCGTTCGCGGCTATCAATATGACCTGAACGACATTGCCGGGGCCTTCGAACGGATGGCTGCCGATGCGGAAGGGCTTATCATCTATGGCAGCTGCCTGTGGCATCCGATCCGCTACCGGCCAGGCAGTATTGGCATTTGCCACGGCGTCAGCTGGGATTGGCACGATATGAGCGAGGCGATCAAAGCAGATGTTGCCGTCATGATTCAAGGCGCCGTTAGCGGACTCGACCGGATTGTGAGCGTCGATTCGCATTTTCAGACCTACTGCCGTGCCTGCTGCTCCTATGAGGACGCCGAACGGCTTGTCCTGCTCCCGAATTCGGTGGATACGTCGTGGTTTAAACCGGACAATGGGGCAGATAAAACTGATAATGACATCCAAGAAAATGATGATAACAGCATCCCAGAGGATGCTGTTGAGGACCAGGCAGCGCCGCTTAGATTATTGTATCCCCGCAGACTAAGCTACGAGCGCGGCATTGTGCCGATGATGCTCCTCGCGGACCTGCTTCTGCCCGAGTTTCCCAGGCTGACAGTTGAGTTTGCCGGGGAGCTGGTTGCGAACACGCCGGTTGCTGTCGCTTTCCAGTCTTGGCTCAGTGTCCATCCCCATCGTGATCGAATCGCGCACCGCACCTATGCTTTTGCCTCCGTACGAGATGCATACCACGCGGCGGATATCGCCATTATCCCGACCGTCTACTCCGAGGGCACCTCCTTCTCCTGCCTCGAAGCGATGAGCTGCGGATTAGCTATTGTGGCCACCAATGTCGGCGGACTGAACGACTTAATTATCGACGGCTTTAATGGGCGCCTTGTATCTCCGACAGAAGAGGCACTGTACCGCGCTGTGAAGCAGCTGCTGGAGGACACTTCAGCACGCGAGCAGCTTGCAGTTCGCGCACGTGAGACGGCATTCGCCTTCGATCTCTCGAAATGGCAGCGACGATGGGGCGAGCTGCTGGAGGAACAGCTCGGGCGAGTCCATACGTGAGTGTAAGGGAGGCGGCAGCGCTGCACAAAAAAAACGATGCTCGTCTCCCGAAAGACGGCATTCAAAATCTGACTAACACAGCTCGGCGGACGATGTCCGGCGGAGCAGCTACTTTGGCGGCAGCACCGCTGTGCCGAGGATGAGCGGCAGCGCATCCTCGCTTTGTAGTGCCGGCAGGCAGGCGCCGGCATGGCCTGCCGCATTCATCGCCGCCCGGGCCCCCGCGGCGAATGCGGCAGCGAGCCCGGCAGCAGCTGCGCGGCGCTGCCAAGGGCGCGCTGCCGCATCAAGGGCTGCGGCGGCGAAGTCATCCGCCGCCGCACGCCAGCTGCCGCCCGCGGCTGAGAGCCACCCGGCCGCGAGGCGATGCCGCATGGCGCCGCGCAGCTGCTCCCGCAGCGCCGCCGGCAGCTCGCGCTGCAGCGCAGCGAACAGCAGCGGCGATGGCACGCCGCCTGCCGCGCCTGTCAACGCTTGCGCAGCATATGTCTTTTGCAGGCGCACCCACGCAGGCCATGCGCCAAGCCGCAGCAGTGCCCGCGTGATCTCGGCGCCGCTCACCGCCTCCGTTTGCACTTCCGCTATATCTCCCGTCACAGCCACGGATATATACACACCAGCCAGCTCAGCAGTATCGCCACCTTGAGTCGTACACTGCTGCCACAGCTGAAGAGCGCCTGACATATCCCCTCGCTGCGCTTGCCATATGCCTTGAACGAACAAGCTTGGCTGCGCACCAGCACTTTCATTTATATCTGTACCTGCAACCCTACTCGAAAATCCTGCCTGCCATAATTGTTCCGCATCATCCGGCAGACGCAAATCACAAAGCATATCAGCAAGCAGCATACCGTTACCAAATGCCGCGACAGCCACTTGACTGCCAGCAGACTGCAGCACTTTTGCCGCCCGAATCCACCACTCTCGCAGCCTCGAATCCAAACTTCCGAGCAGCAGCAATCGCTGCCAAGCCGGCGCATAATCCGGACGCGCTTGGATGGCCTCCACATAAGACTTCGCAGCTTCATCGAAATGGTACATTCGCTCGAACGCCGCACCTGCCAAGCAATAGGAGCGGTATGTGCCCGCTCCCGCTGCAGTCGAATAATGCGCTGGCGCGCTTCCCGCCGCAAGCGCTGCACGGGCGCAAGCAAGCGCACCGACTGCGTCACCTTGCTCCAGCAGCACCTCCGCAAGAGCATCGTGCATATCTGCAAAATCCCTGTACCGCTGCGTGCCTGCTTCACCATAACGAACAGCATCCGCTAACCGGCCAACAGCGCGGCAAGCGTGGATGATTTTGAGCAGCACATCTGATCCGTAACCGGCGGTTTCCTCTCCCGCCAGCTCAATTGGCTCCAGCCATTCCAGTGCCTCCGCGTAGCGCCCTAAGGCGAACAGCTCCGTTCCGGCCGCATACCGCAGCGTGAGATCGCCCAGATTACGCTGCAGCGCGATCGCTAACAGGCGCCGATTACGAGCAGATTTGTCACGCTCCGCCATCACTTCATCGCGATAGCCCTCATGCCATATCGCAATAGCACCGGCAATTGTACCAGCTCCGGCTTCAGTGCCGGCTTCGGCCACAAAACCAACCGCCCGAGCCCCGCCAAGCTCCATTATCCTCGTCGCGACTTCCTCATGAATGACGCCTCGAAACCGAATCCGTTCATCATTGCGAAACAAACGGCACACCGCATCCGTTACAACGACGCTGTCATCTCCGCCGACCCAGCTATAGATCTGGACGAAATAGCCGAGCTGAGCCTCGTCTTCCAGTAAGCTCGACCATTCCACCGTAGAGTGCACCTCAAGGCGCTCATCGGCATCAAGCACAAGAATCCACGGCTGTTTCGCTGCCGCCAGTGAGGCATTTCGGGCAGCTGCAAAATCGTCCGTCCACGCCACAGACAGCACCTGCGCGCCAAGTCGTTCCCCAATCGCAACCGTATCATCCGTCGAGCCGGTGTCCACGATAATGATTTCGGCCACGTAAGGAGCGGCAGAGAGCAAGCAGTCTGTCAGAAACCGGCTCTCATTGCGCGTAATGATACAGAGCGACACCGGCAGTGGCAGCTGCTTTTGCACCCGTTCTGCCCCCTCATCGCGAGCCTCCATTGCTTAGCGGTCCCCCTCGCCTTGAGCAGGCAGCAGCAGCCGCATTTCTTGAGCTGCCTGCGTGAAGCCCCCTACTTGCTGTACCTCCGCCAAGCGGCCATCAGCCAATGCGCAGAGCGCGCGAGCCGCGTAACGAACTCCTATGGCTGCAGCATTCGACGAACCTATGCCAGAGCTCTCTCCGTCCGGTCTACCATCCAGAAGCGCACCGACCACGTCTTTCACCCGGCTGCCGCCAGTTCCGCTTCGGATGAATAGCGGCAGCCACTCTACCGCTACTTCCGGGAAGAGTGATTGTTCAGGCGAGCCGAGCCATTCCGCCGCCTGCCCAAGCGAACCCTCAGCGGCCGTCAAGTCACGTCTGCCACCAATTAGTGCTGCACAATTCTCCGCGAGCTCCATCCACGGCAGGAGCAGCGCATGCTCCTCTGCACTTCCACCTGCAAGCCGCCGCGAGATCCATAGCCGCAGTGCTATATAACAACCACTGCGCCTCATCACATCCGCCAGCTTAACCGCTGCCGCCGGCGAATCGACGATGAACCGATCCTCCACGAATTGCGCGAGCTGCTCCTCACTGCCGCAGATGCGCATCATATGGCACAGCCGGTACAGAGGCGCGAGCAGGCTGCCCCGAAACCGCACCGCTTCCGCATACCAATGGGCTGCTGTCTCATAGTCCAGCTCCGCCTCATGCATGCTGCCAAGCCAGTACGCCGATTGATACGAGCCCATGCCATCTTCCGTATGGAAGATCGCCGGAGCCCGCCCGATATGAATCGCCGCGGCAAAAGCTTCCGCAGCCTTCCGACGCTGCCCGAGCGCCGCAAGACATACTCCTTTTGCATGCCAGAGATCAGGGTAATCCGCGTACCACGTCAGCCCTTCCTCCGTCAGCGCCAACGATTCCTGCCATCGCCGCATCGCCTGCAAGCACTGCACCTCATGCTTGACCAGGAGATGCGCATAGCTCACGGCTGCGTAGTCGATTCCATCCCTCGCCTGCCTAAATGCACGAAGCGCATCCTCCACTGCCCGCCCGCGAAAATACTCCACGCCAAGGTTATACCAATGAAACCGGTTATCCGGCTCTTCCAGGACGGCGCGTTCGAGCAGCTCGCGGTTGCGCTCGAGCTTGTTTTTGGCAAGGACAATTTCCCGTTTGTAGCCGTAATGATGAATGATGGCGTCGCTCAGATGAAACCGCGCTGTAGGCGTATGATGCGTTATCGGTCCGGCAATTTGCTCGTGAATCCGTCCTTCGAACCGATATCGCTTGTCATTTCGGAACATTCGCAGCACAGGGTTGATCGTCGCCCCTTCCGAGCCGCTCTCGCCCATGTAGTTCCAGATGTTCAGAAAATAACCCGTAATCTCCCGCTGCTGCGCAAGCTGCCGAAGCTGTACGCCCGTTCCCGCATCCAGCTCCTCATCTGCATCGAGAAACAGTATCCATTCACCTGATGCAAAAGCAAGCCCCCTATTACGCGCCGCGGCAAAATCATTCGTCCACTGCGCGCGCACCACCGTCGCACCGAACCTCTTCGCGATAGCAACCGTGTCGTCTGTTGAACCGGTATCCACGACAACGATCTGATCGACCACGTCCTGCACGCTTTGCAAGCAGCGGGGCAGACTTGCCGCTTCATCCTTCACAATCATGCATAACGAAATTAAGCTAGCTTTCTTCTTCTTCGAAGACATGCGCCCGCCTCCTCTGCGCGCCGGTGAACGGCGTCCGCCAGCCAGCGCCATGCACGCGGATAAGCGCCGACTGAATATGCTCCAGATCGGCATTCGGCCAGCCGTCGCCTAATGCTGGCTGCGCATCTACCCAAGGCAGAAGCGCCTCCATGGCCAGCGATAACGAACACGCGGCAGCACCAAGTCTTGCGCCAACCTGCAATTGCTCACTCGAGGCCGATGTCTCCACATCCGCAGCCGCAGCTGTAACTGTAGCCGCAGCAACTTCTATTGCCTGCTCGAACAGAGCGAGCGCCTCGCCATAGAGCTGCTTCCCATACAGGATCTCACCGAGGCAGCGCAGCTCCTCCTGCGTCAGCTGCCGCTGCGCCATCGCTTGCAGCAGTAAACCTGCAGCAGCATGCGTATAGCCATTACGATAGAGCGTATAGGCGTACCGCTCTTCAAGCAAATTATGGAGCTGCTTCATCCGCCGTCCCAGTGGCAGCAGACCTAGCTCAAGCACACGGTTCAGCAGCCTCATCAGTTGCTCCACGAACGCCGGCTCTACCGCCGCACCTTCCGTTCCGGCTAACCATTGATCAACCGTAAGCAGCATTTCAGACCAAGGATAATCAGCTTCTCCCTCAGCCCCTCCTGCCCGTTCTCCCAAGCTCCAGCTGCACAGCGCCGCATCCGCGCTAAGCTCTTCAGCTGGTCCGCCCGCCGCCCAGGCGGCCATGAGCACCGCCCGCGCTTCGCGCAAGTACCCTGCGCCAATCAAGCACGCCGCATAGGCGCGCGCATCCTCCGGCGTGAGCGGGCCAGCCTCACGCCACAAGGGCAGCGCGGCGGCATACGCGCCGATGCCGCCGAGCACCCGGGCTTGAAGCGCCAAGTCCTCCGGCGCTTCAAGCCCCACGATCGAAGCCATCGCGGCGCGGATGGCTTCATCGCTCTTGCCTGCGGCCTGCAGGCTATCCGCCCAGCCGGCCAGGGCAGGGGCATAGCGCGGCGCTTCGCCCGCCGCCGCCTCAAACAAGCGCTGCGCGGAATCGGCGCGGCCTAGCGCCGACTCCGCTTGCGCGAGTCCGCAGCGGGCGCGATAGCTTCCCGCGCCTGCTTCCACCACATAGCGGGCGGCGGCAGACCCCGCCGCCCGTCCCGCTTCCAGCGCCGCTTCATAGGCGCTGCGGGCATCGACGACACGATGCTGGCGCATCAGGCAGTCGCCGTAGAGCAGCTGCACATCGGGATAGTCGCCGTAGCGATCGACTTCCCGGTATAGCATGGCAGCTGCCTCGTCGGCGCGGCCCTCCGCCAGCAATGCCTTCGCCCAGTCGCGCACCAGCGTCGGCCGGTATGGCGCGCCTGCCGGCACAACCAAATAAGCCAATGCGAACGCTCCGCATGCGTCCTCTGGCTTATTCAATTGGCAGAGCGTGACGCCTTTGTTGTAGAGATGGAACGCGTCGTCCGGGGTTTGGCGCAGCACCTTCTCAATAAGCCGAAGATTGCGCTGCGCCTTCCCTTTGCGAGCAATCGCTTCTGGCAAGTAGCCATCGTGCAGCAGAGTAAGTCCGCATGGGCGGCCGTCCACTCCAGCCATTACACCAGAACGGGGCAGAACAAGCTGCTCATGGATGACGCCCGTGTACCGGAATCCGCAGTCCGCGCGGAAAAGACGAACCGCTTCATGTGTAAGCGATTCGCCCTCTCCATTGCCATATTGGCTCAGAACAGCGACACGATATGCATCGCTGTCCGATTTCCGCAGCAGCTCACGTATCTCTGCACGACCTACTCTAGCTGCAAGCTGCTCGTCCGCATCCAGCACA
This window harbors:
- a CDS encoding glycosyltransferase; protein product: MKMNKPLRKPSGNKLTAMLQVRNEAGRYLEAALADLSALVDEIVIVDDASDDGTPEICRSFDKVIRLVELKEPLFGQEARLRHLLWEAAVQTEPDWLLAIDADEFFEKKAQTQIRQLIDQDRYDWVGFRMYDFWGSLAYYRDDELWKLHKRHTMMLVRYMPQYSYFYPAWDHHVPRLPLSCAALQGIGSELRVKHYGWAGDEAARRAKYERYMQLDPQGQWGSLAQYASILDAQPNLVRWQEDEEVKPQT
- a CDS encoding glycosyltransferase family 4 protein, whose protein sequence is MRTVTILTHSYLNGYAEGEAYTRPFGGGLERYIYDLCGVIQSRGWRAVVHQLSYFSSFETTYLGVFVRGYQYDLNDIAGAFERMAADAEGLIIYGSCLWHPIRYRPGSIGICHGVSWDWHDMSEAIKADVAVMIQGAVSGLDRIVSVDSHFQTYCRACCSYEDAERLVLLPNSVDTSWFKPDNGADKTDNDIQENDDNSIPEDAVEDQAAPLRLLYPRRLSYERGIVPMMLLADLLLPEFPRLTVEFAGELVANTPVAVAFQSWLSVHPHRDRIAHRTYAFASVRDAYHAADIAIIPTVYSEGTSFSCLEAMSCGLAIVATNVGGLNDLIIDGFNGRLVSPTEEALYRAVKQLLEDTSAREQLAVRARETAFAFDLSKWQRRWGELLEEQLGRVHT
- a CDS encoding glycosyltransferase, producing MEARDEGAERVQKQLPLPVSLCIITRNESRFLTDCLLSAAPYVAEIIIVDTGSTDDTVAIGERLGAQVLSVAWTDDFAAARNASLAAAKQPWILVLDADERLEVHSTVEWSSLLEDEAQLGYFVQIYSWVGGDDSVVVTDAVCRLFRNDERIRFRGVIHEEVATRIMELGGARAVGFVAEAGTEAGAGTIAGAIAIWHEGYRDEVMAERDKSARNRRLLAIALQRNLGDLTLRYAAGTELFALGRYAEALEWLEPIELAGEETAGYGSDVLLKIIHACRAVGRLADAVRYGEAGTQRYRDFADMHDALAEVLLEQGDAVGALACARAALAAGSAPAHYSTAAGAGTYRSYCLAGAAFERMYHFDEAAKSYVEAIQARPDYAPAWQRLLLLGSLDSRLREWWIRAAKVLQSAGSQVAVAAFGNGMLLADMLCDLRLPDDAEQLWQAGFSSRVAGTDINESAGAQPSLFVQGIWQAQRGDMSGALQLWQQCTTQGGDTAELAGVYISVAVTGDIAEVQTEAVSGAEITRALLRLGAWPAWVRLQKTYAAQALTGAAGGVPSPLLFAALQRELPAALREQLRGAMRHRLAAGWLSAAGGSWRAAADDFAAAALDAAARPWQRRAAAAGLAAAFAAGARAAMNAAGHAGACLPALQSEDALPLILGTAVLPPK
- a CDS encoding glycosyltransferase family 2 protein — protein: MSSKKKKASLISLCMIVKDEAASLPRCLQSVQDVVDQIVVVDTGSTDDTVAIAKRFGATVVRAQWTNDFAAARNRGLAFASGEWILFLDADEELDAGTGVQLRQLAQQREITGYFLNIWNYMGESGSEGATINPVLRMFRNDKRYRFEGRIHEQIAGPITHHTPTARFHLSDAIIHHYGYKREIVLAKNKLERNRELLERAVLEEPDNRFHWYNLGVEYFRGRAVEDALRAFRQARDGIDYAAVSYAHLLVKHEVQCLQAMRRWQESLALTEEGLTWYADYPDLWHAKGVCLAALGQRRKAAEAFAAAIHIGRAPAIFHTEDGMGSYQSAYWLGSMHEAELDYETAAHWYAEAVRFRGSLLAPLYRLCHMMRICGSEEQLAQFVEDRFIVDSPAAAVKLADVMRRSGCYIALRLWISRRLAGGSAEEHALLLPWMELAENCAALIGGRRDLTAAEGSLGQAAEWLGSPEQSLFPEVAVEWLPLFIRSGTGGSRVKDVVGALLDGRPDGESSGIGSSNAAAIGVRYAARALCALADGRLAEVQQVGGFTQAAQEMRLLLPAQGEGDR
- a CDS encoding TPR domain-containing glycosyltransferase, with protein sequence MLLGIHVLACNEEDVLDRCLRSVQGLADELVVTDTGSSDRTVEIATSYGARVVRHTWTDDFAAARNEGLDAARTIWVLVLDADEQLAARVGRAEIRELLRKSDSDAYRVAVLSQYGNGEGESLTHEAVRLFRADCGFRYTGVIHEQLVLPRSGVMAGVDGRPCGLTLLHDGYLPEAIARKGKAQRNLRLIEKVLRQTPDDAFHLYNKGVTLCQLNKPEDACGAFALAYLVVPAGAPYRPTLVRDWAKALLAEGRADEAAAMLYREVDRYGDYPDVQLLYGDCLMRQHRVVDARSAYEAALEAGRAAGSAAARYVVEAGAGSYRARCGLAQAESALGRADSAQRLFEAAAGEAPRYAPALAGWADSLQAAGKSDEAIRAAMASIVGLEAPEDLALQARVLGGIGAYAAALPLWREAGPLTPEDARAYAACLIGAGYLREARAVLMAAWAAGGPAEELSADAALCSWSLGERAGGAEGEADYPWSEMLLTVDQWLAGTEGAAVEPAFVEQLMRLLNRVLELGLLPLGRRMKQLHNLLEERYAYTLYRNGYTHAAAGLLLQAMAQRQLTQEELRCLGEILYGKQLYGEALALFEQAIEVAAATVTAAAADVETSASSEQLQVGARLGAAACSLSLAMEALLPWVDAQPALGDGWPNADLEHIQSALIRVHGAGWRTPFTGAQRRRAHVFEEEES